In Oligoflexus sp., a single window of DNA contains:
- a CDS encoding DMT family transporter, producing MPLAFLALMLVQLNFGILPVAQKLALNTLTPLALFGIRTVLGASLFFVFYKLWSSRKTGSGVGTKTPAKVYFMLSLLGIALNQFLLILALTHTTAIATVVVVPSITLFTYGFAILLKRESFEWSKAITLLLGGMGVLLLFGEGLLHMIEKLDASIFLGNALCLVSAAVYAFYLVISRDYVGRQSAVEFTSRMFGAAVVWFALLLLGSWIWQLMQDPNGSIVSLFLKEAPMDSTPVVSGFTPQLIGTLGFIVLGPTVINYFLNLWTLKHLPASTVSGFICLQTLIGSTVSYFVLGETIKPSYVISAVCILSSVLLLSMRSLRAPLRARCH from the coding sequence ATGCCGCTTGCCTTTCTTGCCCTGATGCTCGTGCAGCTCAATTTTGGAATACTCCCGGTCGCGCAAAAACTGGCGTTGAATACCCTGACTCCACTGGCGCTCTTTGGAATTCGCACGGTGCTCGGTGCGAGTTTGTTCTTTGTCTTTTATAAATTATGGTCAAGCCGCAAGACGGGATCAGGCGTCGGAACGAAAACGCCCGCGAAAGTCTACTTCATGCTCTCGCTCCTCGGCATCGCGTTGAATCAGTTCCTTCTGATCCTCGCTCTGACCCACACCACCGCCATAGCCACGGTCGTCGTCGTTCCTTCCATCACACTTTTCACTTACGGCTTCGCCATTCTTTTGAAACGCGAGAGCTTCGAATGGAGCAAGGCCATCACCCTTCTTCTGGGCGGCATGGGCGTTCTTTTGCTTTTTGGTGAAGGGCTTTTGCACATGATCGAAAAGCTGGACGCCTCGATCTTTCTGGGGAACGCCCTGTGCCTCGTATCCGCTGCTGTTTACGCTTTCTATCTCGTCATCTCGCGCGATTATGTGGGCCGGCAGTCCGCGGTGGAATTCACGAGCCGCATGTTCGGGGCCGCTGTCGTTTGGTTCGCTCTGCTCTTGTTGGGAAGCTGGATCTGGCAGCTCATGCAGGATCCTAACGGGTCCATCGTGAGCCTCTTTTTAAAGGAGGCCCCCATGGACAGCACTCCAGTCGTCAGCGGATTCACACCCCAGCTGATCGGAACCCTCGGCTTTATCGTCCTCGGCCCTACGGTCATCAATTATTTCTTGAATCTCTGGACTTTGAAACATTTGCCGGCGAGCACGGTCAGTGGCTTTATCTGCCTGCAGACCCTGATCGGATCCACTGTTTCCTACTTCGTTCTGGGTGAGACGATCAAGCCAAGCTATGTGATCTCGGCTGTATGTATTCTATCCAGTGTTTTGCTCTTGAGCATGCGTTCGCTGCGGGCGCCGCTCAGGGCCCGCTGTCATTGA
- a CDS encoding LamG domain-containing protein gives MKIVQNVYVIFGFLLAVLMSTCSVKRKGQCYSCFDSLANVQQVYLDSSQATFNLDVTLNPESQFKIVLAKSRDLIDSVEKANIAATSDDVQIVSDWSPRVSLAFLQGLVPDQSYALALLEQNKFERIRIMEIKEFSTQSAASPMTGGVPKVLQVKKEEATIAFPSALDDTTKSAEMDYLVAVWNKDFGYPTKEQILEKASGISIVQDWTQATDQDIQEVRISGLSVETDYVIGIVARDSDGNTTLLPLRSLRTLDESAPDADAISLSSSSGSSVTITWPQAQDQETPADRLEYKVLLASSQSSLQDPTVMNSTDSNSLEPRVLQEWTPNLLQYEATGLATGRRYYFAVLVRDLGKNLASYRTQSAVLVDENAPAFKEDALEIFQMSTGYRYLDGKQVISYGDAGHKSSIAVDKATPSEEIEYLSACSSDAAALTSLETIEKNLGKVKRSSWQKAVRKKTSYSITVDRRDRDLEDYCNRSDYADYYEMGGPYRTATPELQNAQPQTFANICRVLQSYENGSTYEMLGVRTGCRYSGVAGELYGKVFARDADGMMTSLGPKLLAYAWDTDAPRFKADPTLSGDDTLSWTAATDYFTLPEKIEYKVVLATAAESIDTLEEVAAITTSAGGLVMDWTANVTSTQLNIALTGSSYTIALATSDELGNVRLAKAVSLQDNAPSVGTALTFSDFVFNSLIMSWGPALDDKTAAADLYYKLVRADASADIDTVAEANALSGSNVLLDWTKATTSYELTGSQLAVGALAVLVRDSVGQMALYEPVSRSQTVDGLQLYFDPGNTASYPGTGTTWKDLSGNAFDSTLYGGVAYLTSDGGVMDFDGVDDYVLLGDLSALKPTAAISISQWLAPDSWAPAGPGAYYIVSISCTQGSGYSINVLEAGSVRFQIYAGGTYRAPSTSTAGFTGWKHVTGTFDGRYAKLYVNGALASTVDAGATVAVSYIQNGILIGAEATSNNTPHTENWWAGKIGPTLIRSGAMTADEVLAEFNASKARFGL, from the coding sequence ATGAAAATCGTGCAGAATGTTTACGTGATCTTCGGTTTTCTCTTGGCCGTATTGATGTCCACTTGCAGTGTCAAGCGGAAAGGACAATGCTACTCATGCTTTGATTCCCTCGCCAATGTACAGCAGGTCTATCTCGATTCGAGTCAGGCCACATTCAACCTGGATGTGACGCTCAACCCGGAGAGTCAATTCAAGATCGTCCTTGCCAAGAGCAGGGATCTCATTGATTCCGTTGAAAAAGCCAATATTGCAGCCACATCCGATGACGTCCAAATCGTGAGTGACTGGAGCCCACGCGTATCCCTGGCATTCCTGCAGGGGCTCGTTCCCGATCAAAGTTATGCCTTGGCCTTGCTTGAACAGAACAAGTTTGAACGCATTCGCATCATGGAGATCAAAGAGTTTTCCACTCAGTCCGCCGCTTCGCCAATGACCGGCGGGGTACCCAAAGTCCTGCAGGTGAAGAAAGAAGAAGCCACCATAGCCTTTCCCAGTGCTCTCGACGATACGACGAAATCCGCAGAAATGGATTATCTGGTCGCTGTTTGGAACAAGGACTTCGGTTATCCCACTAAAGAGCAGATCCTCGAAAAAGCCTCGGGTATCTCGATCGTGCAGGACTGGACGCAAGCAACGGATCAGGACATTCAAGAGGTGCGAATCAGTGGTCTCTCTGTCGAGACAGACTATGTTATCGGGATTGTCGCGCGAGATAGCGATGGTAACACGACTCTCCTGCCCTTGCGTTCCCTACGAACGCTCGATGAATCAGCGCCTGATGCCGATGCCATCTCTTTAAGCAGCTCCAGTGGATCCTCGGTTACCATCACCTGGCCTCAAGCCCAGGACCAGGAAACGCCTGCCGATCGCCTGGAGTACAAAGTTTTGCTGGCCAGTTCCCAGTCCAGCCTGCAAGACCCGACAGTTATGAATTCTACCGACAGCAACTCGCTGGAGCCCAGAGTTCTGCAGGAATGGACACCAAATCTGCTTCAGTATGAAGCGACAGGTTTGGCTACAGGTAGAAGGTATTATTTCGCTGTCCTCGTCCGCGATCTTGGGAAAAATTTGGCTTCTTACCGAACACAGTCTGCCGTTTTAGTTGATGAGAATGCGCCGGCTTTCAAAGAGGATGCACTTGAAATCTTCCAGATGAGTACAGGTTATAGGTACCTGGATGGCAAACAAGTCATATCGTATGGAGATGCTGGTCACAAATCGAGTATCGCCGTTGATAAAGCCACGCCTTCTGAAGAGATTGAATATCTGTCGGCCTGTTCGTCGGATGCTGCGGCTTTGACGTCACTGGAAACGATTGAAAAAAATCTTGGGAAGGTAAAACGATCAAGCTGGCAAAAGGCCGTCCGAAAAAAGACCAGCTATTCGATCACAGTGGATCGCAGGGATAGGGATCTGGAGGACTATTGTAATAGGAGCGACTATGCGGATTACTATGAGATGGGGGGCCCATACCGGACGGCTACTCCTGAGCTGCAGAATGCTCAACCCCAAACGTTTGCCAATATCTGCCGGGTTTTGCAGAGTTATGAGAATGGCAGCACCTATGAAATGTTGGGTGTCCGGACCGGCTGCCGGTATTCTGGAGTGGCGGGGGAACTCTATGGAAAAGTTTTCGCTCGCGATGCGGATGGTATGATGACCAGCCTGGGTCCTAAACTCCTAGCCTATGCCTGGGACACCGATGCTCCAAGGTTTAAGGCGGACCCCACGCTGAGCGGCGACGACACCCTGAGCTGGACAGCAGCAACAGACTATTTTACTCTTCCAGAAAAAATTGAGTACAAAGTGGTTCTTGCTACCGCGGCCGAGTCTATCGACACTCTGGAAGAAGTTGCGGCCATCACGACTTCCGCTGGTGGACTTGTCATGGATTGGACAGCAAATGTGACAAGCACTCAATTGAATATCGCCCTGACAGGATCCTCTTATACAATCGCGCTCGCCACCAGTGATGAGCTTGGCAACGTAAGGCTGGCGAAGGCTGTGAGCCTGCAAGACAACGCGCCGAGCGTGGGGACGGCGTTGACCTTTTCCGATTTTGTTTTCAATTCCTTGATCATGAGCTGGGGACCGGCGTTGGATGATAAGACGGCAGCCGCTGATCTTTATTATAAGCTTGTGCGGGCTGATGCTTCCGCTGACATTGATACGGTTGCCGAAGCCAATGCCCTGAGTGGCAGCAATGTGCTCCTCGACTGGACGAAGGCGACGACCTCGTATGAACTCACCGGATCGCAGCTTGCGGTCGGCGCTCTGGCTGTGCTTGTCCGTGATTCCGTTGGGCAGATGGCGCTTTACGAACCCGTCAGTCGCAGCCAGACAGTTGACGGATTGCAGCTTTACTTTGATCCGGGTAACACGGCCTCATACCCTGGCACAGGAACCACCTGGAAGGATCTGTCTGGTAATGCCTTCGATTCGACTCTTTATGGTGGAGTCGCTTACCTGACCAGCGACGGTGGCGTTATGGATTTTGATGGAGTTGATGATTATGTGCTGCTCGGTGACTTGAGTGCGCTTAAACCGACGGCGGCCATCTCCATTTCGCAGTGGCTGGCTCCAGACAGCTGGGCACCTGCGGGGCCTGGGGCGTACTATATAGTTTCCATCAGCTGCACCCAAGGCTCTGGCTATTCCATCAATGTACTTGAGGCGGGTAGCGTAAGGTTTCAGATTTATGCGGGCGGGACCTATAGAGCGCCTTCGACTTCCACAGCGGGATTCACGGGCTGGAAGCATGTTACAGGAACTTTCGATGGCCGTTATGCCAAACTCTATGTCAATGGCGCCCTTGCCAGCACTGTAGACGCGGGAGCAACAGTTGCTGTCAGCTATATTCAGAATGGTATTTTGATAGGGGCTGAAGCCACGAGCAATAACACGCCCCACACCGAAAACTGGTGGGCTGGCAAAATCGGTCCTACCCTGATTCGTTCCGGGGCCATGACCGCTGATGAAGTGCTGGCGGAATTCAATGCGAGTAAAGCCAGGTTTGGTCTTTAA
- a CDS encoding OmpA family protein: MRKWFFLSLLSSAPIFAEDKDASSKLFLLSTYDRYSLKTTDALEVDKEGSGYSLALGGYSPLGQGYLQYGIGFRGGQATGENYDRSQEVEVSDILIKLGYLYPIPGVEPYLHAGLVSDISTGKGSSLGYEDTESIQTVARLAPIVHLRFPVGGAWSPYLEASYAWDLNNKFYRENRSSYGLGILLELGQTAAAEPLKSSPVAVSAPEPIPESAPQVAEETLAIGSGVLIFPLGEAELPTSLQTYAGGLAHILKEQADAWTRLSIIGYAENTETELYGADLSGKRAKSVYDFFLAQGINGERLGIAETPRGEGDTLSRQRVDIFLSGRSMGRLRGIETQIASKRSATTISLRLETLTMDKSKVDVGPKGKSFLIELAKLLKAHDDQWKFLTVTGFTDARGNAEINRRVATQRGERQATILINEGLPSDRVKSMGVSTAALLESQNPTSHWNRRAEIEIHGVVDATTLKAKIDELSGQ; encoded by the coding sequence ATGAGAAAGTGGTTCTTCCTCAGTTTACTGTCTTCGGCGCCCATTTTTGCTGAAGACAAAGACGCAAGCTCCAAGCTTTTCCTCCTTTCAACCTATGATCGGTATTCACTCAAGACCACCGATGCGCTTGAGGTCGACAAGGAAGGCTCGGGCTATTCCCTCGCGCTCGGCGGTTATTCGCCTCTTGGTCAAGGATACCTGCAATATGGAATTGGCTTCAGAGGCGGGCAGGCCACAGGGGAAAACTATGATAGAAGCCAGGAAGTCGAAGTTTCCGATATCCTCATAAAACTCGGCTATCTTTATCCCATTCCTGGTGTTGAACCGTATCTGCACGCTGGCCTCGTCAGTGACATATCCACAGGCAAAGGATCCAGTTTGGGCTACGAAGATACTGAATCCATTCAAACCGTCGCTCGGCTTGCCCCCATCGTTCACCTGCGATTTCCTGTGGGTGGTGCCTGGAGCCCTTACCTGGAAGCCAGCTATGCCTGGGACCTCAACAATAAATTCTACCGCGAGAATCGCAGCAGCTATGGTTTGGGTATCCTGCTGGAGCTTGGTCAAACGGCAGCAGCAGAACCCTTGAAGTCCTCTCCTGTAGCCGTGTCTGCCCCGGAACCGATTCCTGAGTCAGCCCCACAGGTCGCGGAAGAGACTTTGGCCATCGGCAGTGGCGTGCTGATCTTTCCTCTGGGTGAAGCGGAGTTACCGACCTCACTGCAGACCTATGCGGGTGGCCTCGCACACATACTGAAGGAGCAAGCTGATGCCTGGACCCGCTTGTCGATCATAGGCTACGCGGAAAACACCGAAACTGAACTCTATGGTGCCGACTTGAGCGGGAAGAGGGCAAAATCCGTCTACGATTTCTTCCTTGCTCAGGGGATCAATGGGGAACGCCTGGGCATAGCAGAAACTCCCAGGGGTGAGGGAGACACCTTGTCCCGGCAAAGGGTCGATATCTTCCTGTCTGGTCGCTCGATGGGCAGACTCAGGGGCATCGAGACACAGATTGCGAGCAAACGCAGCGCCACAACCATCAGTCTGCGACTTGAGACCTTGACTATGGATAAATCAAAAGTGGATGTCGGACCCAAAGGCAAAAGCTTTCTGATCGAACTCGCCAAGCTGCTGAAAGCTCACGACGATCAATGGAAATTTTTGACTGTAACTGGTTTCACCGACGCACGAGGCAATGCCGAAATCAATCGTCGCGTGGCGACACAGCGCGGGGAGCGTCAGGCCACTATTCTTATCAACGAAGGACTGCCGAGTGACCGCGTGAAAAGCATGGGCGTAAGCACCGCGGCTTTGCTGGAATCGCAGAATCCAACCTCGCATTGGAACAGGCGTGCTGAAATCGAAATTCACGGGGTTGTGGATGCCACGACGCTCAAGGCTAAAATTGATGAGCTTTCTGGACAATAG
- a CDS encoding ELWxxDGT repeat protein, giving the protein MKKKKKKTNTAAATAGAETLAPTYTLKGTVSGLLPGASLTFNLNESESLTLTEDGNFTFAAVLKEGDSYAVAIDSLDGQWVDSLLNECSITNGSGTVKENPSDVAIECKKILVFYANSGTSGERGLWRTDGTEAGTTFLHEVNSAASPWAPYNTFMSHTIQNQLYFLAKGSDTGTQLWRSDGTGDGTSIFYNTGNVVSANANLKFVKLDSQFYYAFNDGTHGLELWKTDGSANGTGLVKDIGSNGGGPGNLAVAKDRLYFNIDDAAHGTELWTSDGTDAGTVLVKDVVAGTDSSYPGKVVGMGDSAYFLEFSSPHQIKRLWKTDGTEAGTSVIKEIDRGVTSGVIDSTLAVLGNTLLFPADDGVNGLEMWKSDGTAAGTVMLNDIAAGATGSSPGPITIMGGFAYFSAKTATHGIELWKTDGTEAGTVLVKDIYEGATDGSPSIKVVTGNKLFLTATDAAHGTEIWVSDGTSEGTVLLKDIQGSGGGIPSIFAYDGTHVYFRVTSLEYGSELWKSDGTTAGTVLVKDINPGSTGSNL; this is encoded by the coding sequence TTGAAGAAGAAGAAGAAGAAGACCAACACTGCCGCAGCCACGGCCGGGGCAGAGACGCTCGCTCCCACTTATACTTTGAAGGGTACTGTGAGTGGTCTCTTGCCGGGCGCGAGTCTGACTTTCAATCTCAATGAATCGGAATCCTTGACGCTCACAGAAGACGGTAATTTCACTTTTGCGGCTGTCCTGAAGGAAGGTGACAGCTATGCAGTAGCCATTGATAGCTTGGACGGTCAATGGGTCGATTCCTTGTTGAATGAATGTTCGATCACGAACGGATCTGGAACAGTCAAAGAAAATCCAAGCGATGTGGCCATTGAATGTAAAAAAATTCTCGTATTCTATGCGAACAGCGGTACAAGCGGTGAACGCGGTCTGTGGCGGACCGATGGGACGGAAGCAGGGACAACGTTCTTGCATGAAGTGAATTCAGCAGCCAGTCCCTGGGCGCCATACAATACTTTCATGTCCCACACGATTCAAAACCAGCTCTATTTTTTAGCCAAAGGCAGTGATACCGGAACCCAGCTCTGGCGAAGTGATGGAACCGGCGACGGCACGTCAATCTTCTATAATACCGGGAATGTGGTATCAGCCAATGCAAATCTGAAGTTCGTGAAGCTGGACTCACAGTTTTACTATGCCTTCAATGATGGCACCCATGGACTTGAACTGTGGAAGACCGATGGTTCGGCAAATGGAACGGGATTGGTTAAAGATATTGGCAGTAATGGTGGGGGTCCAGGCAACCTCGCTGTCGCCAAGGATCGCCTTTATTTCAACATCGATGATGCCGCTCATGGCACTGAGCTTTGGACCAGTGATGGTACGGACGCCGGTACTGTTCTTGTGAAGGATGTGGTGGCAGGGACCGATAGCAGCTACCCTGGTAAAGTAGTAGGCATGGGTGATAGCGCATATTTCCTGGAGTTTAGTTCACCCCATCAAATCAAAAGACTGTGGAAAACGGATGGCACCGAAGCGGGAACAAGCGTGATCAAGGAGATCGATCGTGGCGTTACGTCCGGCGTTATTGATAGCACGCTTGCTGTTTTAGGTAACACCCTGCTCTTTCCAGCGGATGATGGAGTCAACGGTCTTGAAATGTGGAAAAGCGATGGGACTGCGGCAGGTACCGTGATGCTCAACGACATCGCTGCTGGAGCCACTGGGTCCAGTCCTGGTCCGATAACCATCATGGGCGGTTTTGCGTATTTCAGTGCCAAAACCGCAACTCATGGAATTGAGCTTTGGAAAACGGATGGCACCGAGGCCGGAACTGTTCTGGTAAAAGATATCTATGAGGGTGCGACGGACGGCTCTCCCTCAATCAAAGTGGTGACAGGCAACAAGCTCTTTTTGACCGCAACCGATGCCGCTCACGGGACTGAGATTTGGGTGAGTGATGGCACAAGCGAAGGGACCGTCTTGCTTAAGGATATCCAAGGCAGTGGAGGCGGTATTCCCAGTATTTTCGCCTACGATGGAACTCATGTCTACTTTCGTGTCACCAGCCTGGAGTATGGCTCCGAACTTTGGAAGTCTGATGGCACCACGGCCGGTACCGTTTTGGTGAAAGACATCAATCCAGGTTCTACTGGATCGAACCTTTGA
- the leuB gene encoding 3-isopropylmalate dehydrogenase: MTDAHIVILPGDGIGPEVLESGILVLQRAALLGSLDLRLEHGWIGGAALDLCGEPIFPETLQACKEAHAVLLGAVGGPKWEKNPGHLRPEAGLLKLRKEMGVYANLRPVVTRPALAGFTPYRPEILQDVDLMMVRELTGGVYFGEKGRTEDSAFDVCTYKRDEIERITRVAARLAQKRRKKLTSIDKANVMETSRLWRQVVTDVMEREFPDVQLEHILVDAAAMYLTQRPASFDVLLTENMFGDILSDQTSTLAGSLGLLPSASLGDRQRGLYEPIHGSAPDIAGRGIANPIGTILSVAMMLRLSLNQPDLADAVERAVEKVLATGPLTPDLERLHPSHTRELTTRVCSAMGAE; this comes from the coding sequence GTGACCGATGCGCATATCGTAATACTTCCTGGTGATGGAATCGGTCCCGAGGTTTTGGAAAGCGGCATCCTCGTTCTGCAACGAGCCGCGCTGCTGGGTTCGCTTGATTTGCGCCTGGAACACGGATGGATCGGAGGCGCGGCCCTTGACCTTTGCGGCGAGCCTATATTCCCCGAGACCCTGCAGGCCTGTAAGGAAGCGCATGCGGTTCTTTTGGGAGCCGTGGGTGGACCCAAGTGGGAAAAAAATCCGGGACATTTACGGCCGGAAGCCGGGCTTTTGAAGCTAAGGAAAGAGATGGGCGTCTACGCGAATCTGCGTCCGGTCGTCACGCGTCCGGCTTTGGCGGGATTCACGCCCTATCGCCCGGAGATCCTTCAGGATGTGGATCTGATGATGGTTCGCGAGCTGACGGGCGGCGTTTATTTCGGTGAAAAGGGCCGCACGGAAGATTCCGCGTTTGATGTCTGCACTTATAAACGAGACGAGATCGAACGCATCACGCGGGTCGCGGCCAGACTTGCGCAAAAACGCCGGAAAAAGCTGACGTCGATTGATAAGGCGAATGTCATGGAAACCTCGCGCCTTTGGCGTCAGGTCGTGACCGACGTGATGGAACGTGAATTTCCCGATGTGCAGCTGGAGCATATTCTGGTCGATGCAGCCGCCATGTATCTGACGCAAAGGCCGGCATCTTTCGATGTGCTGCTCACTGAAAATATGTTTGGTGACATCCTTTCCGATCAAACCAGCACGCTCGCCGGTTCGCTGGGGCTTTTGCCGTCCGCTTCGCTCGGCGATCGTCAGCGCGGACTCTATGAGCCGATCCATGGCTCCGCTCCCGACATTGCCGGACGTGGGATAGCCAATCCCATCGGCACCATCCTGAGTGTGGCCATGATGCTGCGACTCTCTTTAAATCAACCAGACCTGGCGGATGCGGTGGAAAGGGCTGTGGAGAAAGTTCTCGCCACAGGACCTTTGACACCGGATTTGGAACGACTCCATCCCAGTCATACGCGGGAACTCACCACCCGTGTGTGTTCCGCCATGGGCGCGGAATAG
- a CDS encoding 7TM diverse intracellular signaling domain-containing protein, producing the protein MDWIYLAAYGLYFGLALALFFHNLSLYFSVRDKVYLYYLAVVGCITLAMCFSSAYYSVFWYRLPKVFHNFPYATPSMVHIVAPLFVAEFLHIKLRQRWVGLALALMSCSGLLVALMQLSVLIALPSL; encoded by the coding sequence CTGGACTGGATTTACCTCGCAGCTTATGGGCTTTACTTCGGCCTCGCTCTGGCTCTTTTCTTTCATAACCTCAGCCTTTATTTTTCGGTGCGGGATAAGGTTTATCTTTACTACCTCGCTGTCGTGGGCTGTATCACGCTGGCCATGTGCTTTTCATCGGCCTATTACTCGGTGTTCTGGTACCGCCTGCCGAAGGTCTTTCATAACTTCCCTTATGCCACGCCCTCCATGGTTCACATCGTGGCCCCGCTCTTCGTTGCTGAGTTTCTTCATATCAAACTCCGACAGCGTTGGGTGGGCCTGGCTCTGGCTTTGATGTCCTGCTCCGGGCTCCTCGTGGCGCTGATGCAGCTGAGCGTGCTGATCGCATTGCCTTCATTGTGA
- a CDS encoding sensor histidine kinase, translating to MNALRSFSQDDDVSERDSFSLADAVQKALSLCDQRMKDRGIQLQLDLDTRSYQVMGSEARSMEVILMLLDNAIDILDEVPEKKIVVHLKKRDSSSGSRVRLTIQDSGPGVPPDLQTHLFQPFFTTRPVGEGAGLSLSRSHGIVQSMQGELSYERREGHTHFIIDLPLAA from the coding sequence GTGAATGCCCTGCGCTCTTTTTCGCAGGATGATGACGTATCCGAGCGGGACTCTTTCTCCCTGGCCGATGCTGTTCAGAAAGCGCTGTCCCTCTGCGACCAAAGAATGAAGGACCGCGGTATCCAGCTGCAACTGGATCTCGATACAAGATCCTATCAGGTGATGGGGTCGGAAGCTCGCAGCATGGAAGTGATCCTGATGCTGCTCGATAATGCCATTGATATCCTGGATGAAGTCCCCGAGAAAAAAATCGTGGTGCATTTGAAGAAACGTGACAGCTCCAGCGGCAGCCGGGTGCGACTGACGATTCAGGATAGCGGTCCGGGTGTGCCTCCGGATCTCCAGACCCATCTTTTTCAGCCCTTTTTTACGACAAGGCCGGTCGGTGAAGGCGCTGGTTTAAGTCTAAGCCGTAGCCACGGCATTGTTCAATCCATGCAGGGCGAACTTTCTTATGAACGACGCGAGGGTCATACGCATTTCATCATAGATCTGCCTTTGGCAGCCTGA
- a CDS encoding pyridoxal-dependent decarboxylase, giving the protein MNTTAVSSFHLDPETLQRELKLVLDLSMAHLHELRQSPVKPDLKPGAVAAAFPTEAPVVPRTMDELLEIVKGHLLPAITHWQHPRFFAYYPATTSIPAILSELLIAFLGSVGLQWSANPAATELECVVMDWIMRMLHAPADSPFLHQSKEGGGIIQNTAGEAMAVIMVAARVHQHRKDHGELSPEELYWQDSSSLVVYMSDQTHFSGPKAVRVAGMRLHKIPARKLAHGNYGITADDVKAAMAQDRARGLTPCAVILNYGSTNTSGTDDLESFRDLRETENVWVHVDAAYAGASLILPEYKERSRLIQDLATSFNFNGSKWFLCGFDSAFLYIRDRQLLKAVYAAGDTFMAKAAEEEVYNPEFKDWSIPLGRRFRSLRIWMVLSYFGLEGLQNYLRQSIAQADSFRKRIDESGIFKQTVATEWGLVCFQLNTDDSSKNESFLQRLDELSEHGKKFLVYPSQLNGERFVRLALGSVHSESQDMEYLWDVCLKAAHHPLNHS; this is encoded by the coding sequence ATGAATACGACCGCCGTCTCCTCTTTTCATTTGGACCCTGAAACGCTCCAGCGCGAGCTCAAGCTTGTTCTTGATCTGAGCATGGCTCATCTGCACGAATTGAGACAAAGCCCGGTCAAGCCTGATCTGAAACCGGGCGCCGTCGCCGCCGCCTTTCCCACCGAAGCGCCCGTGGTTCCCCGAACAATGGACGAACTGCTGGAGATAGTGAAGGGACATCTTCTTCCCGCGATCACTCACTGGCAGCATCCTCGCTTTTTTGCGTACTATCCGGCAACCACATCCATACCGGCTATACTGAGCGAACTCCTCATCGCCTTCCTGGGATCGGTGGGGCTGCAGTGGAGCGCGAATCCCGCGGCCACGGAACTGGAATGCGTGGTCATGGACTGGATCATGCGCATGCTGCATGCGCCCGCGGATTCACCCTTTCTGCATCAATCGAAGGAAGGCGGCGGCATCATCCAAAATACGGCAGGGGAAGCGATGGCCGTAATCATGGTGGCCGCGCGGGTGCATCAGCATCGCAAGGATCATGGCGAACTTTCGCCTGAAGAACTCTACTGGCAGGATTCCTCGTCCCTGGTCGTTTACATGTCGGATCAAACGCACTTCTCCGGCCCCAAAGCCGTGCGTGTGGCCGGGATGCGGCTTCATAAAATTCCAGCACGAAAACTTGCGCATGGGAATTATGGGATCACGGCCGATGATGTGAAGGCGGCGATGGCTCAGGATCGAGCGCGTGGCTTGACGCCCTGCGCCGTGATTTTGAATTATGGTTCCACGAATACGAGCGGCACGGATGATCTGGAATCTTTCCGTGACCTGCGCGAAACGGAAAACGTCTGGGTGCATGTCGATGCCGCTTATGCCGGGGCCTCGCTGATTCTGCCTGAGTATAAGGAGCGTTCACGCCTGATTCAGGACCTCGCGACTTCGTTTAATTTCAATGGCTCCAAATGGTTTCTTTGCGGGTTTGACTCCGCGTTCCTCTATATCCGCGATCGCCAGCTGCTGAAAGCGGTCTATGCAGCGGGTGACACGTTTATGGCCAAGGCCGCTGAAGAAGAGGTCTATAACCCCGAGTTCAAAGACTGGTCGATTCCCTTGGGACGGCGTTTTCGATCGCTGCGGATTTGGATGGTGCTCTCCTATTTTGGTTTGGAAGGCCTGCAGAATTATCTGCGGCAGTCCATTGCGCAGGCGGACAGCTTCCGTAAACGGATCGACGAATCCGGAATTTTCAAGCAGACTGTCGCGACGGAATGGGGATTGGTGTGTTTTCAGTTGAATACTGACGACAGCAGCAAAAACGAAAGCTTTTTACAGCGGCTTGATGAGCTGAGCGAGCACGGGAAAAAGTTCCTCGTTTATCCCTCGCAGCTGAATGGAGAGCGCTTCGTTCGCTTGGCTTTGGGCAGCGTTCACAGTGAATCCCAGGATATGGAATACCTCTGGGATGTTTGCTTAAAGGCCGCCCATCATCCTCTTAACCACTCGTAA